One region of Exiguobacterium acetylicum genomic DNA includes:
- a CDS encoding KinB-signaling pathway activation protein — protein sequence MKIKGFLKLFWMTLLIGTLAGFVFNLVAEPGYIRNQSISGYVTALSYSSTWTAISLMGFFSYLILHRVGLDLFRGAKLWNRVQVVLIAFALFDGVYLRGLAYGFDKTSLYIGEMVVLLLIAFLVARTKARETNFTAFIPTLFLMTVITLIEWVPALQATQDKRMLWAALATLLICNAYQILMLHRLQEKPASQGQSQKQA from the coding sequence ATGAAGATTAAAGGATTTTTGAAGCTGTTTTGGATGACGCTCCTAATCGGAACGCTCGCCGGCTTCGTGTTTAACTTGGTAGCGGAACCTGGATATATCCGAAATCAATCGATTAGCGGATATGTGACGGCTCTCTCCTACAGTAGTACGTGGACAGCCATCAGTTTGATGGGATTCTTCTCGTACTTGATCTTACACCGCGTCGGACTCGATTTATTCCGCGGCGCAAAGCTTTGGAACCGTGTCCAGGTCGTCTTGATCGCATTTGCACTATTTGATGGTGTCTATCTACGCGGATTAGCATACGGCTTTGATAAGACGAGCCTTTATATTGGTGAAATGGTCGTCTTGCTTTTAATTGCATTCTTAGTCGCGCGGACGAAAGCACGGGAAACGAACTTTACAGCGTTCATTCCAACATTGTTCCTCATGACAGTCATCACGTTGATCGAATGGGTACCTGCTTTGCAGGCAACACAAGATAAACGAATGTTATGGGCGGCGCTTGCGACACTTTTAATCTGTAATGCGTATCAGATTCTAATGCTGCATCGCTTGCAAGAAAAGCCGGCTTCTCAAGGACAATCGCAAAAACAGGCGTAA